Proteins found in one Taeniopygia guttata chromosome 27, bTaeGut7.mat, whole genome shotgun sequence genomic segment:
- the BECN1 gene encoding beclin-1, giving the protein MEAARAAGGGTAHVSFVCQRCCQPLKLDTSFKVLDRLTIQELTAPLVSAAPARPGDPHEEESALTEEAFVEHRQDGVSRRFIPPARMMSTESANSFTLIGEASDGGTMENLSRRLKVTGDLFDIMSGQTDVDHPLCEECTDTLLDQLDTQLNITENECQNYKRCLEILEQMNEDDKEKLQTELKELALEEEQLIQELEDVEKNRKIVAEDFERVRAEAERLEQEEAQYQKEYCEFKRQQLELDDELKSVDNQMRYAQMQLDKLKKTNVFNATFHIWHSGQFGTINNFRLGRLPSVPVEWNEINAAWGQTVLLLHALANKMGLKFQRYRLVPYGNHSYLESLTDKSKELPLYCSGGLRFFWDNKFDHAMVAFLDCVQQFKEEVEKGETRFCLPYRMDVEKGKIEDTGGSGGSYSIKTQFNSEEQWTKALKFMLTNLKWGLAWVSSQFYNK; this is encoded by the exons ATGGAGGcagcgcgggcggcgggcggcggcacCGCGCACGTCAGCTTCGTGTGCCAGCGCTGCTGCCAGCCGCTCAAGCTCGACACCTCCTTCAAGGTGCTCGACCGCCTCACCATCCAGGAGCTCACCG CCCCGCTGGTGAGCGCCGCCCCCGCCAGGCCCGGCGACCCGCACGAAGAGGAGAGCGCCCTGACCGAG GAAGCCTTCGTGGAGCACCGGCAGGATGGCGTGTCCCGGAGGTTCATCCCGCCCGCCAG AATGATGTCAACAGAAAGTGCCAACAGCTTCACGCTGATCGGAGAGGCCTCGGATGGCGGCACCATGGAGAACCTCAGCCGGAGACTGAAG GTCACTGGCGACCTCTTTGACATCATGTCTGGGCAGACAGATGTGGATCACCCGCTGTGTGAGGAGTGCACGGACACTCTGCTGGACCAGCTGGACACACAGCTCAACATCACGGAGAACGAGTGCCAGAACTACAA GAGATGTCTGGAGATACTGGAACAGATGAATGAGGATGATAAAGAGAAGCTGCAGACAGAACTGAAGGAACTGGCACTGGAGGAAGAGCAGCTGATTCAGGAGCTGGAGGATGTTGAGAAGAACCGCAAGATTGTGGCTGAGGACTTCGAGAGAGTCAGGGCAGAGGCCgagaggctggagcaggaggaggctcA GTATCAGAAGGAATACTGTGAGTTcaagaggcagcagctggagctggatgaTGAGCTGAAAAGTGTGGACAACCAAATGCGCTATGCCCAGATGCAGTTGgataaattaaagaaaaccaaCGTGTTCAATGCAACCTTTCACATCTG GCACAGTGGGCAGTTTGGCACAATAAATAACTTCAGGCTTGGCCGCCTCCCCAGCGTTCCTGTGGAATGGAACGAGATCAACGCTGCCTGGGGGcagactgtgctgctgctgcatgccCTGGCCAACAAAATGGGCCTGAAGTTTCAGAG ATACCGCCTTGTCCCCTATGGCAACCACTCCTATTTGGAGTCCCTCACGGACAAATCCAAG GAGCTTCCCCTGTACTGCTCTGGAGGCTTGAGGTTCTTCTGGGACAATAAGTTTGATCACGCCATGGTGGCATTCCTGGACTGTGTGCAACAGTTTAAAGAGGAAGTGGAAAAAGGTGAAACTCGGTTTTGTTTGCCTTACAG GATGGACGTGGAGAAAGGAAAGATTGAAGACACAGGTGGCAGTGGTGGCTCTTATTCAATTAAAACACAATTTAACTCTGAAGAGCAGTGGACAAAAGCACTAAAATTCATGTTAACTAACCTGAAATGGGGCCTTGCCTGGGTCTCATCCCAATTCTATAACAAGTAA
- the PSME3 gene encoding proteasome activator complex subunit 3 produces MASLLKVDPEVKLKVDSFRERITSEAEDLVANFFPKKLLELDGFLKEPILNIHDLTQIHSDMNLPVPDPILLTNSHDGLDGPNMKKRKLEDHEETFQGTKVFVMPNGMLKSNQQLVDIIEKVKPEIRLLIEKCNTVKMWVQLLIPRIEDGNNFGVSIQEETVAELRTVESEAASYLDQISRYYITRAKLVSKIAKYPHVEDYRRTVTEIDEKEYISLRLIISELRNQYVTLHDMILKNIEKIKRPRSSNAETLY; encoded by the exons ATGGCCTCGCTGCTCAAGGTGGACCCGGAGGTGAAGCTCAAG GTTGACTCCTTCAGGGAGCGGATCACGAGTGAG GCAGAAGACCTCGTAGCAAACTTTTTCCCAAAGAAGCTGTTAGAACTGGATGGATTCCTTAAG GAACCCATCCTGAATATTCATGATCTTACTCAGATCCATTCGGACATGAACCTCCCAGTGCCTGACCCAATTCTTCTCACCAACAGCCATGATGGACTGGATGGG CCAAATATGAAAAAGAGGAAGCTGGAAGACCATGAAGAGACCTTTCAGG GTACCAAAGTGTTTGTGATGCCCAATGGGATGCTGAAGAGCAACCAGCAGCTGGTGGACATCATTGAGAAAGTGAAACCAGAGATCAGGCTGCTCATTGAGAAGTGCAATACG GTCAAAATGTGGGTGCAGCTTCTCATTCCCAGGATAGAGGATGGGAACAACTTTGGTGTTTCTATTCAG GAAGAAACAGTTGCTGAGCTTCGGACTGTGGAGAGCGAGGCAGCATCTTACCTGGACCAGATTTCTAG ATACTATATCACAAGAGCAAAGTTGGTTTCCAAGATAGCCAAGTACCCTCATGTG GAGGACTATCGCCGCACCGTGACCGAGATCGACGAGAAGGAGTACATTAGCCTGCGCCTCATCATTTCAGAGCTGAGAAATCAATAT GTCACTTTGCATGACATGATCCTTAAAAACATTGAGAAGATCAAGAGGCCTCGGAGCAGCAATGCTGAGACCCTCTATTAA